From the genome of Terriglobales bacterium, one region includes:
- the hpnH gene encoding adenosyl-hopene transferase HpnH — protein sequence MPVPVSQMWTVASYVISQKLKRRKHYPVVLMLEPLMRCNLACAGCGKIQYPAHVLKKDLTPEQCFQAVQECGAPLVSIPGGEPLMHPQIAEIVRGLVARKKYVYLCTNGLLLSEKLDQFTPSKYFSFVVHMDGQREHHDFSVCREGTYDKAVAAIRAALARGFRVTTNTTLFDGADPQSVRQFFDEMMDLGVEGMMLSPGYTYDKAPDQEHFLSKKKTRRLFREILSNRSPRWKFNMSPLFLEFLMGRRDYECTPWGMPTYNIFGWQKPCYLLQDGYADSFEELIRETKWEHYGARSGNHKCANCMVHSGYETSAVNHTFGSLAGFLATMRATFFHRYKDPDVPGGAAPSHHPPRQLVQITTPEG from the coding sequence ATGCCAGTGCCCGTATCCCAGATGTGGACCGTAGCTTCCTACGTCATCAGCCAGAAGCTGAAGCGGCGGAAGCACTATCCCGTGGTCCTGATGCTGGAACCGCTGATGCGCTGCAACCTCGCCTGCGCCGGCTGCGGAAAAATCCAATATCCCGCGCATGTGCTGAAGAAAGACCTCACGCCCGAGCAGTGCTTCCAGGCAGTCCAAGAATGTGGCGCTCCGCTGGTGAGCATCCCCGGGGGCGAGCCGCTGATGCATCCGCAAATCGCCGAGATCGTCCGCGGCCTGGTGGCGCGCAAGAAGTATGTCTATCTCTGCACCAACGGCCTGCTGCTTAGCGAGAAGCTGGATCAATTCACGCCCAGCAAGTATTTTTCGTTTGTCGTCCACATGGACGGCCAGCGCGAGCACCACGACTTCTCCGTCTGCCGCGAAGGCACCTACGACAAGGCCGTGGCCGCGATCCGCGCCGCTCTCGCGCGCGGTTTCCGCGTCACCACCAATACGACTTTGTTCGACGGCGCCGATCCGCAGAGCGTCCGCCAGTTCTTCGACGAGATGATGGACCTCGGGGTTGAGGGCATGATGCTGTCCCCCGGCTACACCTACGACAAGGCGCCCGACCAGGAGCATTTCCTCAGCAAGAAGAAGACGCGCCGCTTGTTCCGCGAAATTCTGAGCAATCGAAGTCCGCGCTGGAAATTCAACATGAGCCCGCTCTTCCTCGAGTTCCTCATGGGCCGCCGCGACTACGAGTGCACTCCCTGGGGCATGCCCACCTACAACATCTTTGGCTGGCAGAAACCCTGCTACCTGCTGCAGGACGGTTATGCCGATAGCTTCGAGGAACTGATTCGGGAAACCAAATGGGAACACTACGGCGCGCGCAGCGGCAACCACAAGTGCGCCAATTGCATGGTGCACAGCGGGTATGAGACGAGCGCGGTCAATCACACCTTCGGCTCGCTGGCCGGATTCCTGGCAACGATGCGTGCCACATTCTTCCACCGCTACAAGGATCCGGATGTGCCCGGCGGCGCGGCGCCCTCTCACCATCCTCCGCGGCAACTGGTGCAAATCACCACGCCCGAAGGCTGA
- a CDS encoding ABC transporter ATP-binding protein, which yields MLGDFNPKTGNGSAAGVAGGDGNANASRALAVEVSHIVKKFGEFTAVDHVSFSVAEGEIFGLLGPNGAGKSTLIRMMTTLIPITAGSAKITGHDVASEPDAARSNIGVIPQAMTSDPDLTVDENLNIYAKLYSVPADQRKHNIDELLELVDLSKWRSAQTKTLSGGMRRRLEIARGLVHSPKIFFLDEPTTGLDPVSRVAVWEMLTRIKSERNLTVLITTHYMDEADRLCDRIAIVDHGKLVALDTPMALKQTVPGTNVIEAQFLHAPADWEQELRQLEDVHNVQHEGANMYRIMTSAGPRTTTALVELALKSGVEVKSLSVQSTTLDDVFVHYTGRQLRDEQVKAFGFVMPTRPGY from the coding sequence GTGCTTGGGGACTTCAATCCGAAGACCGGCAACGGCTCTGCAGCCGGGGTTGCAGGTGGAGATGGAAACGCGAATGCTTCACGCGCGCTCGCCGTAGAGGTCAGCCACATCGTCAAGAAGTTTGGCGAGTTCACAGCGGTGGATCATGTGTCATTTTCCGTCGCTGAAGGCGAAATCTTCGGCCTCCTGGGACCAAATGGGGCCGGGAAATCCACCTTGATCCGCATGATGACCACGCTGATCCCCATCACCGCGGGGTCGGCGAAGATCACCGGGCATGACGTAGCCAGCGAACCGGATGCTGCTCGCAGCAACATCGGAGTGATTCCGCAGGCGATGACAAGCGATCCCGATCTCACGGTGGATGAGAATCTGAACATCTACGCCAAGCTCTACAGCGTCCCTGCGGATCAGCGCAAACACAACATCGACGAACTGCTGGAACTGGTGGATCTGTCGAAGTGGCGCAGCGCGCAGACCAAGACGCTTTCCGGAGGAATGCGGAGACGGCTGGAGATCGCGCGTGGCCTGGTGCACTCTCCGAAGATCTTTTTTCTGGATGAACCGACCACCGGGTTGGATCCCGTCTCGCGTGTCGCCGTCTGGGAGATGCTCACGCGCATTAAGAGCGAGCGGAATCTGACTGTGCTGATCACAACGCACTACATGGATGAGGCCGATCGGCTCTGCGACCGCATCGCCATCGTGGATCATGGCAAGTTGGTCGCTCTGGATACACCGATGGCGCTGAAGCAAACCGTGCCGGGCACGAATGTGATCGAAGCCCAATTTCTCCATGCTCCTGCGGATTGGGAACAGGAATTGCGGCAATTGGAGGACGTGCACAACGTGCAGCACGAAGGCGCCAACATGTACCGCATCATGACCTCCGCTGGCCCGCGCACCACCACCGCGCTGGTGGAATTGGCGCTCAAGAGCGGAGTGGAAGTGAAGTCGCTGTCGGTGCAGAGCACGACTTTGGATGATGTGTTTGTCCACTATACGGGACGGCAGCTGCGCGATGAGCAGGTGAAAGCGTTCGGATTTGTGATGCCGACTCGTCCCGGGTATTAG
- the rsfS gene encoding ribosome silencing factor, whose translation MANKKKIDQTRQQLLAAIEAAESRKADDIVLLEMGKHSGAFTDYFLICSGSNPRQIQAIADAVQEQLQKSGLRPAHVEGYNQAEWVLLDYVDFVVHIFSTRARNFYNLERLWKSATQLNAAEFIAAASAPRKARASSAAGKRLRARVSKRK comes from the coding sequence ATGGCAAATAAGAAGAAGATTGATCAGACTCGGCAGCAACTCCTGGCCGCGATCGAGGCGGCCGAATCCCGCAAGGCCGACGACATTGTCCTCCTCGAAATGGGCAAGCATTCCGGCGCCTTCACCGATTATTTCCTCATTTGCTCGGGCAGCAATCCGCGGCAGATTCAGGCCATCGCCGATGCCGTCCAAGAGCAGCTGCAGAAATCCGGGCTGCGCCCCGCCCACGTTGAGGGATACAACCAGGCGGAGTGGGTGCTGCTCGACTACGTGGACTTCGTCGTCCACATCTTCTCCACCCGGGCCCGCAACTTCTACAACCTGGAGCGGCTGTGGAAGTCGGCCACACAATTAAATGCTGCCGAATTCATCGCCGCCGCATCCGCCCCGCGCAAAGCTCGTGCGTCCTCAGCGGCGGGCAAACGCCTTCGAGCTAGGGTGAGTAAGAGGAAATAA
- a CDS encoding alkaline phosphatase family protein: MPDSDQGNRVRGANARELALLILAAAAILALAGCQGLTSSSDPSSVSTQAGLTQINHIIFMAQENRGFDHYFGDMRQYWAANGFPDQSFDGLPQFNPPSGASPLQGPAPTNPGCDPAFPFPGNDCTIDANSPQIASFHMISQCIENPSPSWNEDHVDWNLSNPVSSTPTLDGFVWTAAHDARNEGFSDVDGKRVMAYYDASDLPYYRFLASSFATSDRWFSPVMSRTQANRMYMVAATSAGHVYPLAAGAPPLSNTTVFDLLQNAGVSWKIYVTDLTHANPPVNDSDLNPFTAGAKYPQNVVGVDQFFTDLNNGTLPSVAYIEPGFNSGLDEHPGLDDGEPGGSVQVGSQYVSTLIGALMKSSAWKDSVFILTFDEFGGFYDHVPPQPAVSPDGIKPIDLQQGPPPNGPDICVGNSGPNCDFVFTGYRVPLIVVSPFTKKNFVSHTVADYTAWLKLVETRWGLPSLTKRDAAQMDMTEFFDFSNPPWQTPPTTPAQPTNGACYLDHLP, translated from the coding sequence ATGCCTGATAGCGATCAGGGGAACCGTGTTCGGGGAGCAAATGCCCGCGAACTTGCCTTGTTGATCCTGGCGGCTGCCGCCATATTGGCGCTGGCCGGATGTCAGGGTCTCACCTCAAGCTCCGATCCCTCCAGCGTGTCGACGCAAGCCGGTCTGACTCAGATCAATCACATCATTTTCATGGCGCAGGAAAACCGTGGGTTTGACCACTACTTCGGCGACATGCGCCAGTACTGGGCCGCCAATGGCTTTCCGGATCAGTCTTTCGACGGACTGCCGCAGTTCAATCCGCCATCGGGCGCTTCACCGCTGCAGGGGCCTGCTCCGACTAACCCGGGATGCGACCCGGCGTTTCCGTTTCCCGGGAACGACTGCACTATTGACGCCAACAGTCCGCAGATTGCGTCCTTTCACATGATCTCGCAGTGCATTGAAAATCCGAGCCCGTCCTGGAATGAGGATCACGTGGATTGGAATCTCAGCAACCCAGTTTCGTCGACTCCCACTCTTGACGGCTTCGTCTGGACGGCCGCCCATGACGCACGAAACGAAGGCTTTTCCGACGTGGACGGCAAGCGTGTTATGGCCTACTACGACGCCAGCGACCTCCCTTACTACCGCTTCCTGGCGTCGAGTTTCGCGACCTCCGATCGTTGGTTTTCGCCTGTCATGTCGCGTACGCAGGCCAACCGAATGTACATGGTGGCGGCAACCTCGGCGGGCCACGTCTACCCGCTGGCCGCGGGTGCCCCGCCCCTCAGTAACACAACCGTCTTCGACCTGCTGCAGAATGCCGGGGTGTCATGGAAAATCTATGTTACCGATCTTACGCACGCCAATCCTCCAGTAAACGACAGCGACTTAAACCCGTTCACCGCGGGCGCCAAATATCCGCAAAATGTTGTAGGGGTGGATCAATTCTTCACTGACCTAAACAATGGAACCCTGCCTTCGGTGGCTTACATTGAGCCGGGTTTCAACAGTGGCCTGGATGAGCACCCGGGGCTGGATGATGGCGAACCGGGGGGCAGCGTTCAGGTCGGATCGCAGTATGTTTCCACCTTGATCGGCGCTCTCATGAAGAGTTCTGCCTGGAAGGACTCCGTGTTCATTCTCACCTTCGATGAATTCGGAGGTTTCTATGATCACGTGCCGCCACAACCAGCGGTAAGTCCGGACGGCATCAAGCCCATCGACCTGCAACAAGGTCCGCCTCCGAACGGCCCGGATATCTGTGTAGGAAATAGTGGCCCGAACTGCGACTTCGTCTTTACCGGCTACCGGGTGCCGCTGATCGTAGTCTCGCCCTTCACCAAGAAGAACTTTGTCTCGCACACCGTGGCCGACTATACCGCCTGGCTCAAGTTGGTGGAGACTCGTTGGGGTCTTCCCAGCTTGACCAAGCGCGATGCCGCACAAATGGATATGACCGAGTTCTTCGACTTCAGCAATCCTCCCTGGCAAACACCGCCCACAACCCCGGCGCAGCCGACCAACGGTGCTTGCTATTTGGATCACTTGCCATAG
- a CDS encoding DUF5996 family protein yields the protein MSTLAADRPECWPTLSLEAWKDTYATLHMWTQIVGKVRLALTPLVNHWWNVPLYVTARGLTTSRIPCGERSFELWFDFLEHRLVLETSDGAVKTLPLGPRSVADFCQDFMKMLRSAGIEVKIWHMPVEIPDPIPFDQDRVHASYDSKPVEKFWRILLSVDSVFQQFRARFIGKSSPVHFFWGSFDLAVSRFSGRRAPERPGADAMTREAYSHEVISVGFWPGSGDIKEAAFYSYTVPEPQGFKEARVKPEAAFYHKQLGEFLLMYDDVRKAKSPSTSLLDFCQSTYEAAATLGKWDRNALERLPRAAS from the coding sequence ATGTCCACCTTGGCTGCCGATCGACCCGAATGCTGGCCCACGCTATCCCTGGAAGCCTGGAAGGATACCTACGCCACGCTCCACATGTGGACACAGATTGTCGGAAAAGTCCGGCTGGCGCTCACCCCGCTGGTGAACCACTGGTGGAATGTCCCGCTATATGTCACTGCGCGGGGTCTCACCACATCGCGCATTCCCTGCGGCGAACGGTCCTTCGAGCTCTGGTTCGACTTCCTCGAGCATCGGCTTGTGCTTGAGACCAGTGACGGAGCCGTGAAGACACTGCCGCTTGGCCCGCGCTCGGTGGCTGATTTCTGCCAGGACTTCATGAAGATGCTTCGGTCGGCGGGGATCGAGGTCAAAATCTGGCACATGCCGGTTGAAATTCCCGATCCCATCCCATTCGACCAGGATCGGGTGCACGCGTCATACGACTCCAAGCCAGTGGAAAAATTCTGGCGCATCCTGTTGTCGGTGGATTCTGTTTTCCAGCAATTCAGGGCACGATTCATCGGCAAATCCAGCCCGGTGCACTTCTTCTGGGGAAGTTTCGACCTGGCAGTAAGCCGTTTTTCCGGCCGGCGGGCGCCGGAACGGCCCGGCGCCGACGCCATGACGCGTGAAGCCTATTCCCATGAGGTGATCAGCGTCGGCTTTTGGCCCGGCAGCGGAGACATCAAGGAAGCCGCCTTCTACTCCTACACCGTGCCCGAACCGCAGGGTTTCAAGGAGGCGCGCGTCAAGCCGGAGGCCGCCTTCTACCACAAACAACTTGGCGAATTCCTTCTGATGTATGACGACGTTCGCAAGGCGAAGTCGCCCAGCACGTCATTGCTGGATTTTTGCCAGAGCACCTACGAGGCCGCCGCCACCCTCGGCAAGTGGGATCGCAATGCGCTGGAGAGGCTGCCTCGCGCCGCGAGTTGA
- a CDS encoding aldo/keto reductase: MRLHPVTLASMLPGSVSPEGTARYAGRFPALQQAGHFRQPRHVPGASDLTLSSIALGTYLGETDDAADRSYTEAIIQALRSGINVLDAAINYRHQRSERNLGAALAQLVATGEVQRDEVVVCTKAGYLAFDGDVPADPAAYFEQEYFQRRVMDRSEVAGSVHCMAPKYLTDQIERSRRNLGLETIDVFYLHNPEHQLGAVNEDIFWKRIGAAFTALETAVTENKIRFYGAATWNGFRLAPTQKGYMNLERMVHTAREVGGPEHHFRFVQLPFSLAMTEAWALGNHSCNGRQGSLLQLATDFGIAVMGSATLYQGQLTSGMPDPLRQKLGLESDAENSIQFARSATNLTSSLIGMGQSAHVLENIRVAAQPPMPREAWEGMFSEAGE, from the coding sequence GTGCGGCTCCACCCTGTTACACTTGCCTCCATGCTGCCAGGATCGGTCTCACCTGAAGGCACGGCTCGCTACGCCGGCCGCTTTCCCGCCCTGCAACAGGCGGGACATTTTCGCCAGCCGCGGCACGTTCCCGGCGCCTCCGACCTCACGCTTTCCTCCATTGCTCTGGGCACATACCTCGGCGAGACCGACGATGCTGCCGACCGCTCCTACACCGAGGCCATCATCCAGGCTTTGCGCTCCGGAATCAACGTGCTCGACGCCGCCATCAACTACCGCCACCAGCGCTCGGAGCGCAACCTGGGAGCCGCTCTGGCACAACTCGTGGCAACCGGCGAGGTCCAGCGGGATGAAGTCGTGGTCTGCACAAAGGCTGGCTATCTGGCTTTTGATGGCGATGTGCCTGCTGATCCGGCGGCCTACTTCGAGCAGGAGTATTTTCAGCGCAGGGTGATGGACAGAAGCGAAGTCGCTGGTAGCGTCCACTGCATGGCCCCCAAATACCTGACTGATCAGATCGAGCGCAGCCGCCGCAACCTGGGACTCGAGACAATCGACGTCTTCTATCTTCACAATCCGGAGCATCAACTCGGCGCGGTCAACGAAGACATCTTCTGGAAGCGGATCGGGGCGGCCTTCACTGCGCTAGAGACCGCAGTCACCGAAAACAAAATCCGTTTCTATGGCGCGGCCACGTGGAACGGTTTTCGTCTCGCCCCCACCCAGAAGGGCTACATGAATTTAGAGCGCATGGTGCACACCGCGCGCGAAGTCGGCGGTCCAGAACACCATTTCCGTTTCGTACAACTGCCATTCAGTCTGGCAATGACTGAGGCCTGGGCTTTGGGAAATCACAGCTGCAATGGCCGGCAGGGTTCACTTTTGCAGCTTGCGACCGATTTCGGCATCGCGGTGATGGGAAGCGCCACGCTTTATCAGGGACAGTTAACCAGCGGCATGCCCGATCCCCTGCGGCAAAAGCTCGGGCTCGAGAGCGATGCGGAAAACTCCATCCAGTTCGCGCGCTCTGCCACCAACCTTACTTCATCGCTGATCGGAATGGGCCAGAGCGCGCATGTTCTCGAGAATATAAGGGTCGCGGCGCAACCTCCGATGCCGCGCGAGGCCTGGGAAGGTATGTTCAGCGAAGCTGGGGAGTAG
- a CDS encoding TetR/AcrR family transcriptional regulator produces the protein MSTATAKLKIKSGSRGMPEKTRAAILKAAIREFSEHGVAGARTDEIARAAGVNKALLYYYFHDKEALYGAVLDSVFSGLVTRVLPILESDLPPGDKIMRYVGAYFDFIARSAGDSSLLPRLVQHEMMRAGRNRSPHLKHLVEQYFLPLFQRVTRTLQQGIESGEFRPLRVEHFVPSMIAVTVFYFNSLPVIRLILPGDPLSPERIAERRAAVLDLIAAALFRSPEAAGESLAREQEGGPQ, from the coding sequence ATGTCCACTGCCACCGCAAAACTCAAAATCAAGTCGGGCTCCCGGGGCATGCCGGAGAAGACCCGCGCTGCCATCCTCAAGGCCGCGATTCGGGAATTTTCCGAGCATGGGGTTGCGGGTGCGCGCACGGATGAGATCGCGCGCGCCGCCGGCGTCAACAAGGCCCTGCTCTATTACTACTTCCATGACAAAGAGGCCCTGTACGGGGCCGTGCTGGACAGCGTGTTTTCGGGATTAGTGACGCGGGTTCTTCCCATACTGGAGAGTGATCTGCCCCCGGGCGACAAGATCATGCGTTATGTGGGGGCCTACTTTGACTTCATCGCCAGGTCGGCAGGCGATTCGAGTCTGCTGCCCCGGCTCGTACAGCACGAAATGATGCGTGCCGGACGCAATCGCTCTCCGCACTTGAAGCACTTGGTCGAGCAGTACTTCCTACCGTTATTTCAGCGGGTGACACGAACATTGCAGCAAGGCATCGAAAGCGGAGAATTTCGGCCCCTAAGGGTCGAACACTTTGTGCCGTCAATGATTGCCGTCACGGTTTTCTATTTCAACAGCCTGCCTGTAATCCGGCTGATTTTGCCGGGAGATCCGCTGTCCCCCGAGCGGATCGCGGAGCGGCGCGCAGCGGTTCTGGATTTGATCGCCGCGGCGCTGTTTCGTTCGCCAGAAGCTGCTGGCGAAAGTTTGGCGCGCGAGCAGGAGGGAGGGCCCCAGTGA
- the nadD gene encoding nicotinate-nucleotide adenylyltransferase — protein MNVAIFGGTFDPIHRGHLAVASAARRQFRLERILFVPSGRPPHKRRQPLASFEHRYAMVTLATAGHAGFVPSLMEAPAGEGGRRPSYSIDTLRRIRPTLKRGDRLVLIIGIDAFLEIATWHEAENVLHEAEFIVANRPGFSLDDVAAALPPGIRPSAAAWATRRSRPQNRIVLGDVKIHLLTGVHRDISATQIRSAVRSGRNLDRLVPSAVADYIRKMNLYRSPPD, from the coding sequence ATGAACGTCGCAATCTTCGGCGGCACCTTCGATCCCATTCATCGTGGTCACCTGGCGGTGGCCAGCGCCGCCCGCCGTCAATTCCGTCTGGAGCGCATTTTGTTTGTGCCGTCGGGCAGGCCCCCGCACAAGCGCCGCCAGCCGCTGGCCTCGTTCGAACATCGCTATGCCATGGTGACCCTGGCTACCGCAGGCCATGCCGGTTTTGTCCCGTCGTTGATGGAGGCGCCTGCCGGAGAAGGAGGTCGGCGGCCCAGCTACAGCATCGACACTCTGCGCCGCATACGGCCTACGCTAAAACGCGGCGATCGACTGGTGCTCATCATCGGCATCGACGCCTTTCTCGAGATCGCCACATGGCATGAGGCCGAAAACGTACTGCACGAAGCGGAATTCATCGTCGCCAACCGCCCTGGGTTTTCGTTGGACGACGTCGCGGCTGCCTTGCCCCCAGGTATTCGCCCGTCGGCAGCGGCCTGGGCCACTCGCCGCTCGCGTCCCCAAAACAGGATCGTCCTCGGGGACGTCAAAATCCATCTGCTGACCGGCGTGCATCGCGACATCTCCGCCACCCAGATTCGCTCCGCGGTCCGCTCCGGCCGCAATCTGGACCGCCTGGTTCCCAGCGCCGTCGCCGACTACATCCGTAAGATGAACCTTTATCGTTCGCCTCCGGATTAA
- a CDS encoding efflux RND transporter periplasmic adaptor subunit — translation MKPGKKFAILLAIILAVAVAYYFYSTDRNRSLVLIGTVDANQVIVSAKISGRIEKLLVDEGSEVKLGDLIAQLDTAEMLAQKRQAEAMYSSLRSRVAESRATEQATSGSTSSDVYNAQAKLESVQAQLVESQADLERQKLDTARMVSLADQGVASQQDRDRATASLKQAQARVDSLQHQISAARAELQAAKARTMQANAAIKTVDVNRAAAVSAQAQIAEMEARLNYTKVYSPVSGIVSVRAAREGEVVSPGTPIVTVVDLSDTWVRAAIPETYGTKVAIGETLPVRLPSGEEVTGKVIFKGVEGDFATQRDVSRRKRDIKTVALKLQIDNSQRKLVPGLTAEVLVPQQVLKRPVSAPFLPAQDRNGGSSHSAVAEKN, via the coding sequence GTGAAGCCAGGCAAAAAATTCGCGATATTGCTGGCCATCATTCTGGCGGTAGCGGTGGCTTATTACTTCTATTCCACTGATCGCAACCGGTCGCTGGTGCTGATCGGCACCGTGGACGCGAACCAGGTCATCGTGAGCGCCAAGATTTCCGGCCGTATCGAAAAGCTGCTGGTGGATGAGGGATCCGAGGTCAAGCTGGGAGATCTGATCGCCCAGTTGGATACCGCCGAGATGCTCGCCCAGAAACGACAGGCGGAGGCTATGTATTCCAGCCTGCGGTCGCGGGTGGCGGAATCGCGCGCTACCGAACAGGCAACCTCGGGATCGACGTCGAGTGACGTTTACAACGCTCAGGCCAAGCTGGAGTCAGTTCAGGCACAGCTGGTGGAATCGCAAGCTGACCTCGAGCGCCAGAAGCTGGACACGGCGCGCATGGTATCGCTGGCTGACCAGGGAGTGGCCTCGCAGCAGGATCGCGACCGCGCGACGGCATCGCTGAAGCAGGCACAGGCCCGCGTCGACTCACTGCAGCACCAGATCAGCGCCGCCCGCGCGGAATTGCAGGCGGCGAAAGCGCGCACAATGCAGGCAAATGCGGCGATTAAAACGGTCGACGTAAATCGCGCCGCAGCGGTCAGTGCGCAGGCACAGATCGCTGAAATGGAAGCCCGCCTGAATTACACCAAGGTTTATTCGCCGGTTTCAGGGATTGTGTCGGTGCGCGCCGCGCGTGAAGGCGAGGTTGTGAGTCCGGGCACGCCTATCGTGACCGTGGTGGACTTGAGCGACACCTGGGTGCGGGCCGCAATTCCAGAGACCTACGGTACGAAAGTTGCCATCGGCGAAACCCTTCCGGTCCGCCTGCCTTCGGGAGAAGAAGTGACTGGCAAGGTGATTTTCAAAGGCGTGGAAGGTGATTTTGCAACCCAGCGCGACGTCAGCCGCCGCAAACGTGACATCAAGACGGTCGCGCTCAAACTGCAGATCGACAACAGCCAGCGGAAGCTGGTGCCGGGCCTGACCGCCGAGGTGCTGGTCCCCCAGCAGGTGTTGAAACGGCCGGTGAGCGCGCCTTTTCTGCCGGCCCAGGATAGGAACGGCGGGAGCTCGCACAGCGCCGTGGCGGAGAAAAACTAG
- a CDS encoding polymer-forming cytoskeletal protein, whose protein sequence is MWKPTPVDGTSTGPAPQPPAAKPAENRSYTEFNTPKPVANTNHAVIGKSLVIKGEITGSESVLIEGQVEGSVRLPGNYVNIGATGKVKASITAAEVVVRGTLEGNVTVGDRLDIRTGGSLTGDVIAKRISIEEGAFFKGSIDMKGDAKAARPESKSDSKPESTSFKPESSSTSSSSRSSKLEEFEAALSAD, encoded by the coding sequence ATGTGGAAGCCCACACCTGTTGATGGAACGAGCACCGGTCCAGCGCCCCAGCCACCCGCAGCCAAGCCCGCGGAAAACCGTTCGTACACTGAATTCAACACGCCCAAGCCGGTGGCCAACACCAATCACGCCGTGATTGGCAAGTCCCTGGTGATCAAGGGCGAGATCACCGGCTCCGAGTCGGTGCTGATCGAAGGCCAGGTGGAAGGCTCGGTTCGCCTACCCGGGAACTACGTCAATATTGGCGCGACCGGTAAAGTAAAGGCCAGCATCACGGCGGCTGAAGTCGTGGTGCGCGGCACCCTGGAAGGCAACGTGACCGTGGGCGACCGCCTCGACATCCGCACCGGCGGCTCGCTCACCGGCGACGTGATTGCCAAGCGCATCAGCATCGAAGAGGGCGCCTTCTTCAAGGGCAGCATCGATATGAAGGGTGATGCCAAGGCCGCCCGCCCCGAATCGAAATCAGACTCGAAGCCGGAATCCACTTCGTTCAAGCCGGAATCGAGCTCGACTTCGTCGTCCTCGCGTTCCTCGAAATTGGAAGAGTTTGAAGCAGCACTGAGCGCCGACTAG
- a CDS encoding ABC transporter permease: MQRMWAIVERELRKFLRSPALMMVSMVFPLVQLLVLGNAFGGKIRDARLGVVDQDGGTQALKIREAFDSVQATARTFRPIYYSDDRQVMNDVRNGKLDAAVVIPPQFSRRMYEQEHPRIALIVDNSDNFMSSSLEDKMRELTDALNDPVVEPRILQKVVLDTVELYPYIEYLKYLLPGSIALAMFVSVMIGGGMLYIDDKARGIHEGYLVTPITKTELVLGLNVAGAIKAVGAGIVITFVGSLIAGVSNTFHPTTFLWLLGMILATSLAFNTMMFLMMVRVEDPLVPRAIFGVLNTLLFFPSGSIYPIKAFPAWLRAIAIVDPFTYAVHGFKALLLKEAGFAAIWQDMLFLTLFAMVMISVATPLFKRTL; encoded by the coding sequence ATGCAACGGATGTGGGCCATAGTCGAACGTGAATTGCGCAAGTTCCTGCGCTCGCCAGCGCTGATGATGGTATCGATGGTCTTTCCGCTGGTGCAGCTCCTCGTGCTGGGCAATGCCTTTGGCGGAAAGATTCGCGATGCGCGGCTGGGCGTGGTGGACCAGGATGGCGGCACACAAGCACTGAAGATCCGCGAGGCGTTTGATTCCGTGCAGGCCACCGCACGCACCTTTCGTCCGATTTACTACAGCGACGATCGGCAGGTGATGAACGATGTCCGCAACGGCAAGCTCGACGCCGCCGTGGTCATTCCCCCGCAGTTCTCCCGCCGCATGTATGAGCAGGAACATCCGCGCATCGCGCTGATCGTGGACAACAGCGACAACTTCATGAGTTCCTCTCTCGAAGACAAAATGCGCGAGCTGACGGACGCGCTCAATGATCCCGTGGTCGAGCCCCGGATATTGCAGAAGGTCGTGCTCGATACAGTAGAGCTGTATCCCTACATCGAGTATTTGAAGTATTTGCTGCCCGGCTCGATTGCGCTGGCTATGTTTGTTTCGGTGATGATCGGCGGCGGCATGCTCTACATCGACGACAAAGCGCGCGGCATTCATGAAGGCTACCTCGTCACGCCGATCACCAAAACCGAGCTGGTCCTGGGTTTGAATGTGGCGGGCGCGATTAAGGCCGTGGGCGCGGGAATCGTGATCACTTTTGTGGGCTCGCTGATTGCCGGCGTGAGCAACACCTTTCATCCCACCACGTTTCTATGGCTGTTGGGGATGATTCTGGCCACTTCGCTGGCATTCAACACCATGATGTTCCTGATGATGGTGCGGGTGGAGGATCCGCTGGTGCCACGCGCGATTTTCGGCGTGCTCAACACGTTGCTGTTTTTTCCCAGCGGTTCGATTTATCCCATCAAGGCATTCCCGGCTTGGCTCAGGGCCATCGCGATTGTGGATCCATTCACCTACGCGGTGCACGGATTCAAGGCGCTGCTGCTGAAAGAGGCGGGCTTCGCCGCCATCTGGCAGGACATGCTGTTCCTGACGCTGTTTGCGATGGTAATGATCAGCGTGGCAACGCCGTTGTTTAAGAGGACGCTCTAG